A section of the Pristiophorus japonicus isolate sPriJap1 chromosome 4, sPriJap1.hap1, whole genome shotgun sequence genome encodes:
- the cdca4 gene encoding cell division cycle-associated protein 4, with protein sequence MYCLMQVNMLAKGTKRKFPEEQVVDACLDPIGSNLSLPYNLQRQSLLNISLFKLQLCKMLVEPNLCRSVLIANTVRQIQEEMIQDCSWQGPTAFTGSDLYIGHTSSDSLIATDFLCTPTKELHVESSTASTSNTSTLTKSKVNCSSCENITCSSAATSVKDTSTVKDLVQAHFENDLNMLESEEQQVDLKECPKPLDQVFGSFEIANYSSSLTDMTIDDLFADIDTSWHELDSVMSGLMTSPKTTPVIFELLNGLPSHTSSPINSTQNCKTDLNELDHIMEIIVGS encoded by the exons ATGTATTGTTTGATGCAG GTCAACATGTTGGCAAAAGGTACAAAGCGTAAATTTCCTGAAGAACAAGTTGTGGATGCCTGCCTTGATCCTATTGGTAGCAATCTTAGTTTGCCATATAACTTGCAACGTCAGTCACTTCTAAACATCTCATTGTTCAAACTTCAGCTCTGCAAGATGCTGGTGGAACCAAACCTTTGTCGCTCAGTGCTTATAGCCAACACTGTGCGACAGATCCAGGAGGAAATGATACAAGACTGCAGCTGGCAGGGACCAACGGCTTTCACAGGAAGCGATCTGTACATAGGTCATACTTCCTCAGATAGTCTAATTGCCACAGATTTCTTATGTACTCCAACAAAAGAGTTACATGTAGAAAGTTCCACTGCCTCCACCAGTAATACCAGCACTCTTACTAAAAGCAAGGTAAACTGCTCATCTTGTGAGAATATTACTTGTTCTTCAGCTGCTACTTCTGTTAAAGACACCAGTACTGTAAAAGATCTGGTCCAAGCACATTTTGAAAATGATCTGAATATGTTGGAATCTGAGGAGCAGCAAGTGGATCTGAAGGAGTGTCCAAAGCCCTTGGATCAAGTATTCGGGAGTTTTGAGATTGCAAATTACTCCAGTTCTCTCACAGATATGACAATAGATGATCTGTTTGCTGATATTGACACTTCTTGGCATGAGCTTGACTCAGTGATGTCTGGGTTGATGACTAGTCCAAAAACGACACCAGTCATATTTGAATTACTAAATGGTTTACCATCACACACATCATCACCCATAAATTCTACCCAAAACTGCAAAACAGACTTAAATGAGCTCGATCACATCATGGAGATTATTGTTGGGTCCTAA